The Methanocellales archaeon genome includes the window GAAGTTGCTAAATTCTGGTAAGAAAGTCATAAAAGAGGTTGCCGTTAGAGATCTTGCAAATGTCCTTAAAGAGAGCGATAATGTAACGGGTGTGGTTTTTGACGGAGTTATCACTCAAAGAATACTAGACATCGCTGCAGAAAAGAATCTTGAATATCTAGTTGGTGTCAAGCTGGGCAATATAGTTAAAAGACCTCTATCTGTGAAAGTTTTGACCACTAGTGATTTATGATCTTTCTCATTATGATTGCACTCTCTCCATCGCAATAGTATCTTGGGGCTATACCAATCCTATAGAAGCCCAACTTTTGGTACAATTCTTGTGCTATTAGGTTACTTTTTCTTACCTCTAGTTGCACATTTGTAACTCCTTTTTTTCGGAACTTATCCAAGAGCTCTTTTATCAATAATGTGGCTACACCACTCCTTCTGTTTTTTTTGTTGACTGCAATCGAGAATATCCTTCCTTCAATATTGGGCATTAGTATTCCGACCACGAATCCTGCAATAACGCCATCTTTCTCCGCAACTAAAAATCCCTCTGAACTCATCTCATA containing:
- the rimI gene encoding ribosomal protein S18-alanine N-acetyltransferase encodes the protein MIRQFVPNDFQQVISIEKEAFREHDPFLYMRLYEMSSEGFLVAEKDGVIAGFVVGILMPNIEGRIFSIAVNKKNRRSGVATLLIKELLDKFRKKGVTNVQLEVRKSNLIAQELYQKLGFYRIGIAPRYYCDGESAIIMRKIINH